The following coding sequences are from one Carettochelys insculpta isolate YL-2023 chromosome 5, ASM3395843v1, whole genome shotgun sequence window:
- the TPGS2 gene encoding tubulin polyglutamylase complex subunit 2 translates to MEDKPYSSLKPSLDKLTLGVIRILEASPGVTEVTFVEKEPAERHSVISWEQKNSCVLPEDLKNFYLMSDGFHMTWSVKIDDNPMPLGSMVINSISKLSRLGGSSAYALPSAPTLADLEDDTDEEGNEDQPEKPHFDSRSLLFELDSCNGNGKVCLVYKHTKPVVTPDTEIWFLDRALYWHFLTDTFTAYYRLLITHLGLPQWQYAFTSYGVSPQAKQWFSMYKPITINTALLSEEADSFVNKLDPNKVFKSKIKTPVIKKKLPSQPASSQKSHASTTSSKPSSLSGGSLKKRDPQT, encoded by the exons ATGGAGGACAAACCCTACAGCAGCCTCAAGCCCTCTCTGGACAAGCTCACCCTGGGGGTCATCCGGATATTAG AAGCTTCTCCAGGAGTCACCGAAGTGACATTTGTGGAAAAAGAGCCAGCTGAACGGCATTCTGTTATTTCCTGGGAGCAG AAAAACTCCTGTGTGCTGCCAGAGGATTTAAAGAATTTCTACCTAATGAGTGATGGCTTCCACATGACTTGGAGTGTGAAGATCGATG ATAACCCCATGCCACTGGGCTCCATGGTGATTAACAGCATCTCTAAGCTAAGTCGCCTTGGCGGATCATCAGCATACGCTCTACCCAGTGCCCCAACCCTCGCAGACTTGGAAGATGATACAGATGAGGAAG gtaATGAAGACCAGCCAGAAAAACCTCACTTTGACTCTCGTAGCCTGCTATTCGAATTAGATTCATGCAATGGAAATGGGAAAGTTTGCCTCGTTTATAAGCATACTAAACCAG TTGTCACCCCAGACACTGAGATCTGGTTTCTGGACAGAGCTCTGTACTGGCATTTCCTCACTGACACCTTCACAGCCTACTATCGCCTGCTGATCACTCACCTGGGCCTCCCCCAATGGCAGTATGCCTTCACCAGCTATGGCGTCAGCCCCCAGGCTAAG CAATGGTTTAGCATGTACAAACCCATCACCATCAATACAGCTTTGCTCTCAGAAGAAGCTGACTCCTTTGTGAATAAACTGGACCCCAACAAGGTCTTTAAAAGCAAGATCAAAACTCCTGTGATCAAAAAGAAATTGCCATCCCAGCCAGCAAGCTCTCAGAAAAGTCATGCAAGCACAACCTCCTCCAAGCCCTCTTCGCTCTCTGGGGGCTCCCTGAAGAAACGAGACCCACAAACCTGA
- the LOC142013262 gene encoding aquaporin-7-like isoform X3: MGIHAAGSISGAHMNAAITVTHCVLGNLPWRKLPAYIIGQFLGSFLASSLMYCMYYDALCDFTGGNFYVTGLNGTAGIFATYPAPYMTLLGGFVDEFLATMVLMLCILAIFDKKNSGALQGTEAIVTGLLVIAIGMTMGLNTGYAINPSRDLPPRIFTAMAGWGLEVFRAGNYWWWVPIVAPTLGSLAGALVYKLAIDFHNQAALEGRDEKGKGKLQTAPV, translated from the exons GTGCTCACATGAATGCTGCCATCACTGTCACACACTGTGTCCTGGGAAATCTTCCCTGGAGAAAGCTGCCAGCTTACATCATTGGCCAGTTCCTGGGCTCCTTTTTGGCCTCATCCTTAATGTATTGCATGTATTATG ATGCGCTGTGTGATTTTACGGGCGGAAATTTCTACGTGACCGGACTTAATGGCACAGCTGGGATCTTTGCCACCTATCCTGCTCCGTATATGACTCTGCTGGGGGGATTTGTAGATGAG TTCCTTGCCACAATGGTGCTTATGCTGTGCATTCTTGCCATCTTTGACAAGAAAAACTCTGGAGCCCTACAGGGTACTGAGGCGATTGTCACTGGGCTCCTGGTGATAGCGATTGGCATGACGATGGGATTAAACACTGGCTATGCAATAAACCCCTCCAGGGACCTGCCTCCAAGGATCTTTacagccatggcaggctggggactTGAAGTCTTTAG GGCTGGCAATTACTGGTGGTGGGTCCCAATTGTAGCTCCAACACTGGGAAGTCTGGCTGGTGCCTTAGTCTACAAACTTGCAATTGACTTTCATAACCAGGCTGCCCTGGAAGGCAGAGATGAAAAAGGAAAGGGTAAATTGCAGACTGCTCCTGTCTAA